CGCCGACGAGGCCGGCGTCCGGGACTGGTCCGAGATTCCGCAGTGGGCGTTGTTGTCAAACCTCTATGTGCGCTCGCAGGTGTTGCTCATCGACCAAATGACGGTCAAGCGACCAGGGCAGCCGAGCCTTTTCAAGACGATCGAGTACGCGAGTCATCGTCCGCACGTGTTCGCCCGAAAGGAACACCCCAATGTCACCCGCGACGAACTTGGGAGGGTGACGGTCGGCGTCTTCTCCGCCGAAGAGGCAACGGCTGACTTGAGGAAGGTCCACGCGGCACGAAAGGCGATCGCCTTTATGGGCGACTTCCAGCAGCCTGATCAATCCCTCGAAGCATTCAAGCAGCGCATAAGAAATGGCGGCGGATCCCCGGAAGCCGGTTTTCGCCTTCCCGAGTATCCGGAGATCGAACTCGCAATCGACGCGATCTTCGAACTCTGGCTCAAGTACTGCGAGATAATTCTCGGTCGGAACTATTCACGCATCGCGAACGTACCTCGCTTGCCAGCGATCGGCAGACTCGGCGCGCTGTCAAGCAACTGGGGAGTGACCCAGTTCGACCCTCACTCCGAATCGCGTGAATGACGGGACTGGTGCTCGAGCCAGTCGTCTTCCCACGCCTCTGGGTCATCTCGCCATGGCGGAGCAGACGTCGCCCTCCGCGGCGTCCGCGGCTTCAAAACAATGTCCGCGTCGAGCGCATTCGCGATCTCAATCAGAGTGAAGAGTTCCGGGTTGCTCTCGCCGCTGAACAACCGCCGGCAACTCGCCGGCTGCTTCTTCACCTTCCTCGCCAATGCAGCCTTGGACAACCCCTTCCGCTCGCGCCGATCATCCAGCTTCTGGATGATTCGCGCAGCGGCCTTTCGCGTCTTCTCGCTCACCTGTTTCCGGCGCACGCGGTCTGAGACTGCGCCGTCGACATCGCCGAGCTCGACTTCGTCTGCAACCGAAGAGTCCGGCCTGTTCTGGGCCCACCAGGGCTCCTGAATCCCAGTCATTGCTCCACCTCTATTCGCGATCGACGCATGGCGATACCTGCGACCGAGAGCGTACCTTACTTGTTACGCACATTATTCGGCGCGTCGGGCGCTCGCGATCCCTTTGTGCATGCACAATTGCGCCGTATTTGCGATGGGCAAACCGTAGGGGTGCATCCGTGTAAACATTCTCTTTTTCGTCTTCAGTTTTCGTCGTGAACTTCGTATGCATTTTTCGAGTGAACTGTTCGCTTTTCGTCAATCTTGTGCGCGCGTAATTCTCACTCCTCATTGACCGTTCTAAGGAATCGATTACGAGTCGTTTTCTGGCGAATTTGGGTGCCGCCGTGGTCGAACTTTGAGTCGGTTCAAGCGCGCTGCGCTCAGCTGGATTCGACCCAGCACGACGCGACCCAGACTCTCTGAACTACTTTCGAGCGTGCCGCCGTGCCCTAAGTCAAAATTCCGAATGTGTGTCGCCGATGCGAGGAGACTGAAATTTGAGTCGCGACCTGATCAATGAACTCATCCCGGTCTTGACCAAACCGTGGGGCAACAAGCCCTTTGACCTCTTCGAGGTTCTTCACCACGGGACCCATGAGAAACAGCTGTCGAATCTTTTTGCCTGGCTGCTGAAAGACGATGAGACCCACCAGCTGGGAGATATCCCCGCTCGGATTCTCATCGACGAGATCAACGTGGAAGGCGTCGCGGCGCCGCTGGACTACGGGCAGTTCAAAATCTTCCAAGAGCAGGACACTTCCGAGTCAACTCTCGGCGCGGACATCGCCGACATTGTGATGGTCAGTACCGAGCGGCGGGTCGCCATCGTGATCGAGAACTTCCACACGTCCCATGGTCACGGCCACAACTTCGCTGGCTACTCGGATTACGGCCGGCGCCGCGCCGGCGACGGCGTGAGCGTCGTCGTAATGCTCTGCGCGACCGAGGACCGAACGCAGCTAGTCGACGGATGGCAGAACGCGGCCGTGGTGACGCACAAAAGCTTCGTGCGGAAGGTCTGCGATTACGTCGACAACCTCAACGGCTATGCCGAAAACCACCCAGATCAGTTCGCATTCTTCAAGCAGATGCGCGCACATTTCGTGAAAGGAGAAGAAGTGAACGACGAGGCTTCCATCGAATTCGTCAAACAACTGTGCTCTGTCGATGAGGCAGCGCTATTCGGAATGACCAATCAGGCCCTCGCCGAAGATGCGTTCGGCGAGAAGATCAAACAGGAATTCCTTCGCCGGATGGCTGAGAGCCGCGCGATGCTATTCAGAGTCAAGTCAGACCTGAAGTTGTATTGCGAGGGAGACCTGAGAAATCAGATAGCAGCGAAGAGCCGCGAGGACATATTCGACGGAGTCAAAGCTGATCTGCGCGGAAACTATCAATGGGCGGTCCGCCTGGTGAACCGCGCGCAAAGCGACGGAGACGAAGTCCTCCAGATCTGTTTTGGGCCAACGGCATGGCTGCATCTCGAAGACCCCTGG
This region of Solirubrobacterales bacterium genomic DNA includes:
- a CDS encoding helix-turn-helix transcriptional regulator — protein: MTGIQEPWWAQNRPDSSVADEVELGDVDGAVSDRVRRKQVSEKTRKAAARIIQKLDDRRERKGLSKAALARKVKKQPASCRRLFSGESNPELFTLIEIANALDADIVLKPRTPRRATSAPPWRDDPEAWEDDWLEHQSRHSRDSE
- a CDS encoding PD-(D/E)XK nuclease family protein, which codes for MSRDLINELIPVLTKPWGNKPFDLFEVLHHGTHEKQLSNLFAWLLKDDETHQLGDIPARILIDEINVEGVAAPLDYGQFKIFQEQDTSESTLGADIADIVMVSTERRVAIVIENFHTSHGHGHNFAGYSDYGRRRAGDGVSVVVMLCATEDRTQLVDGWQNAAVVTHKSFVRKVCDYVDNLNGYAENHPDQFAFFKQMRAHFVKGEEVNDEASIEFVKQLCSVDEAALFGMTNQALAEDAFGEKIKQEFLRRMAESRAMLFRVKSDLKLYCEGDLRNQIAAKSREDIFDGVKADLRGNYQWAVRLVNRAQSDGDEVLQICFGPTAWLHLEDPWREFPNLEVGEPNPDFANLLIVDRHKTRVKQSSITLSDVLEGLEGDTRLAEEIVAFLGHKSK